Part of the Rhipicephalus sanguineus isolate Rsan-2018 chromosome 5, BIME_Rsan_1.4, whole genome shotgun sequence genome is shown below.
ccgtccagcgctaaatggtgtgtatataacgctcgccgttagctacgtggacgatctgcgtttcgtggcgtagtggatagcgccgctcgctgcggagcaaggggtccctggttcgattccgcgctttggaagcatttttctgagttatttttctttggggcctttatatatatatacatacttatacatatacggtgcatgacggcggcgacggcgacggcaaaatccagccgagactgtccatataattgctatcgcaataaaaagcgaaAATTCCATCATTGATGCGCTCCCCACTGAAGGCGCTGGTGTCTTTACCGTTCCCTTAGCTGTTTCGTACTTTAAAACATTATTTCTGTAACCCAGGTGCTCACGGGATAACATCGGTTCCGGTTAAGGGCGTTTCTAATTTTGCGTTTAGAGCTATCAGACTGTGTGCCTCAATTAGTTTAAGCGATCATAACGATTTACATTTTTTGTGACGAGGCTTTACTGTAAATGtcaatataattgtcaatattcATTTTCATAAAATTCGACAGTAGGAGACAATATCAGCTTTAAACGTTCGTGACCCTGCGTTACAGTAGGAGTTTAATAAACAGTAACACACGAGAAGAATAGAGATAAAAATGGTTTTCTTTTTGTAAATCCAAGTAAGGCAGAACTTTAGGGGAAGATGCAGGCTttaagagatagaaaaaaaggggTTAAaaccagttccacgcctgtgaaattTGAGTAAACTGCGAGCTgacaagcaagcgccaccacctggcgagaGCAGATTGAGttctctcttcgtcatcttcatctttctttatctctttctgcatcttcttcttctttctttcatctatatttctttctttatatctttccaTATTGTCCTCTCTCCTACTTTTCCTCCCCTTCCCCTTCACTTCTCTCTCCTGCCCTTTGCTTTGCTgtactgtacatggttatgctatggtttaccctctcacatccTCAGTTTCCTCctcatttctctcctcctcaccctaaggTCACTCCTCATCCTCAGTTCCCTTTTCCATCCCCTTACTCAACTATACTATGCAAGGGTgcgccatgctttaccctctcccctccttcttttctTCCGCCGCACATTCAGatcactcctccttaccctcacttccctttctcactccTTATTAGCCTCTCATCTCCTCCCATTCCTCACaagtgtcgcggttgtggtgtcctcgcctgagagacagttactgcgtcacttacccccactctTCAGCTATTTTCCCAACTCAagaatctctctctttctctcctcctcagctTTACATCaatcttcctcaccctcacttgcaTTTCTCATCCCCTTGAGATGCTGTACTATGCATGACTTCGCTACGCTAGGAGCTGCTTGACCCATACCCGCTTTATGTGGCGCATACGCGCCGGGTTTGCTGTCTACGGCCTTACTCCGAGCTTAAAAAAGCTCCACTGCCcctagcggggaaccgagcggcacatgccgcagcccgagagcatacacaccgggctactccgcagcgatattcgaactccgaaaacgaagaggagccaataccaagaaagtactccgacatactcgcgcactacaggaagcaatgatgccactatccagcggctcataaaaggcttactagagaggaagcagtgacttggagaaggctacaggcgggtacctacccgcacggtacactactcccaGTACCCAGGCAACTTTAATGGTAACCCAGGTAACTAATGTACCCAggcaactttaacaggcactgtacatactgcccggccactgccaacaccctgtaccacatggtatggggatgtcgcaacaacccaagtatcccgcccatagatgaactgaacgtggacgaaaatccggaagaccagtgggaggcgctgctgacgtccgcgaaccctgaggaccagctccggttggtggacagggctcgagcgtcagctgcaagccatttctacctggaatgaggaagtcacccacctctgggcgaagagcacgcgcgcctggtccctcaataaagtttaattctctctctcttaaaaTCCTGGAACAAGGGGTGTCGCTGGGGCCGACGTTTCGAAATTGGTCCTGTCTTCTTCAGGGCAGCTGCCTCGAAGAaggcatgatgatgatgaatcaactTTTATTGAGCTCGAACTATATCGGTGGTGCACGCAGGCACCAGGCGGGGTGGTTCCAGAccatttgtcgaaacgttggctccatctACGCCACCTGTTCCAGAATTTTTCATCTCCTTTTGTGAGGATTGCTTGATACTACCGCAAGTCAGaatgaaggaagaaaagaaaagaggaggCGAGGTGTGCGAATGGCAAGCTCCAATATTTACCTCCGCTCTCATATTGTTTCGTTTTCGTTATCTTTTTTCTGCTCTTATTAGGAGTTGCTTTTATAACTGCAAGAAAACGCCATTAAATACCATCTTTCCCAAACCACCActctcgctatttttttttttgcgagaactTGGTCTACTTACTACTCCTATTTATTAGGCCTATTAAGAAGTGTAGGCCTCTCGAATCCTGGGGCGTAGCCTATATGCTACGCATCCTGTCTTTTACGTTAGATAAAAATGCACGTGAACTATTCTACAATCGGGACGTCGTTGACAAATCTGGTGATCATTTCGTATGTTGCCTCCGGCTGATCGTACGGCGTGATGTGACCTCCGTTCCGGACTATGACCATCGTAGAATTTCTCGCAGCGCTTGACATAGCCGTACAGGCGTTCGCCATCGCTCGAGCGCCAAATTTTCTTCTCGGCCTTTCGACCATTCCTCGGACCCCGACCATTCCAGGGAGTACATGAGGGCCTCGGTTGCAGTTGACGAGACGATGATGTCCAGATGACCGCTGTACAGGAGTGCCTGAcatgatgaaagaaaaggagaagaGGGGAAAAGTTCATGTTAATGAACCGCGTACTTTCGTTGATTACACCGCCAACAGCGTGTAGACTTATGAAGCTGCGAAAATTCGTGTTTAGAAAGAAATGACAGTTCcgctgcaagggcgaaggaatgaatgcgatagctactggctggaatgttatacgaagtaaggctagcagctaatccTTCTGAatccgatctcgcgcaactcATCAAAACGCTtgtttaagggaatacggccgctccagggactgAAGCGGTTGTCATGCTGTCACTCCTCTAAACGCGAAGCGTTGGGAGCACAGCAAATGTACGAGACGTgtcctgatgtctgtcgagatagcgcgcacgccagcattcgcgaccgtgcccttatgaacaaagttcgcagttgctgctcgggcGACGCAGCCACCCCCTCCCCCGCCGACGCTCCTTTGCTTGGCGAAATATTGCCGGGGCGTTTGCCATGTGTTTGAGGGGCCATCGACTACAGGCCTCACGCGTTGTTATCGCAcgcacccttcgtgcgacggagatggccggcttgtttcatctctgcttcagccgcgttcttcCCCAGCGTTTGCATGATTTTACTCACGCGTAAAACGATGCGCgggacgatgttatcgatttgcactttatacggagcgtgacggcgacggcgaaaacccacCGTGAGGGTCCATATCATTGGTATCCCAATAAAGATTTAGGCAGCATAATTCGTCGGCAACAAGGGCCACCGCCTTACTGAGGATTTAAGATTAAACAATAACAATATTTTGTGAGGTTTTACGTAAGAGAGTAAGGGATCACCTTGTAGGAGTTATCAAGCAGAAAGGCCAACTTGTCTCGAACAGACTGCATCAGGTCGCTGGCGAAGAAGACTGCCACTTTAGCTAGGTCGGTATTGTAGGGCCTTTGACCAACGTGAATGGCTCGGCGCACCGTGGGCGTTACGACGAAGCTTTTGTAGCGGCTGTGCTCTTCGGGTTTCTCCGTGAGCAGGTAGTTGTAGCCGTATTTGTAGCCTGTGACATTGCCAAAGTACGTCGGCACTCCTGGGACGACGCCCAAAATGATTGTATAAGCCAGTGCCGTGGCTTGCACGTAGTTCTTTTCCCGGATGAGACTCGCCGTGCGGTTGCACTCTTCTTGCATGTGTCTCGCTTGATCTCGGTCCATGAGCCCGATGTTGTACAAGAGGTCACCGTAAATAAGCATGGTGATGGGGTCTGTCATGCCGTTGCCAATGATGATGCCCTTGAAGTTGATCGGTACACGAAGCTTTCCTCGGGACTCGTGGAGAGCCACGCCTATGGATGGGACGTATTTTCCTGCGTAGAGGCAACGCCTGTCAGAAATCGAAGCGCTCACAAATTCGCTGGGTGAAAGTTTTTTTTCGGTGCTATGTATATCCTACCTATACATTTACGGTATACCTATACGGCACTtacttacggagcagaaacctggaggcttgcaaa
Proteins encoded:
- the LOC119394762 gene encoding probable serine carboxypeptidase CPVL; the protein is MPPSRTKLGQEKDVGEPLFLTPLIEAGKYGEALRKSRVGKIGDLPDILSYSGYITVDKDLNSNLFFWFFPAMEDPENAPVSLWLQGGPGTSSMFGLFAENGPYLVDENGNARLRPVTWARTISMLYVDNPVGTGFSFTDSTKGYSRNQTDVSRNMLEMLQQFFTLFRDYASNDFYLSGESYAGKYVPSIGVALHESRGKLRVPINFKGIIIGNGMTDPITMLIYGDLLYNIGLMDRDQARHMQEECNRTASLIREKNYVQATALAYTIILGVVPGVPTYFGNVTGYKYGYNYLLTEKPEEHSRYKSFVVTPTVRRAIHVGQRPYNTDLAKVAVFFASDLMQSVRDKLAFLLDNSYKALLYSGHLDIIVSSTATEALMYSLEWSGSEEWSKGREENLALERWRTPVRLCQALREILRWS